The following is a genomic window from Ardenticatenales bacterium.
CTACTACAGTTCCCACCTTCAATATGAAAGTCGTTGTGCAAGAGACCGGGCTGAAACCGGATACTTTGCGTGCCTGGGAGCGCCGCTATGGCGTGCCTTCTCCCGAACGCACCGCCGGCGGCCATCGGCTCTACTCGCAATATGAGATCGACATGCTCAAATGGCTCATTGCGCGCCAGGAAGAGGGGTTGAGCATCAGCCATGCCATTGAGTTGTGGCAGCAATTGCGGAGCGAAGGGCAAGATCCACTGGAGCGTTATGGGCAGGAAATGCCGGCATCTTCTGTATCAGGCGCGGTACACGTCATGGGAGACCGCATTGATACGTTGCGCGAGGCCTGGATAGAAGCCTGTCTGAGTTTTCAGGAGTTTGCGGCGCAGCAGATTTTGGCGCAGGCGTTCGCTTTCTTTCCTCCGGAAACGGTTTGTGTGGAGCTGCTGCAAAAGGGGCTGCGCGAGATTGGTTGCGGCTGGTATGAGGGGCGGGTGAGCGTGCAGCAGGAGCATTTTGCTTCGGCGTTGGCGGTGCGGCAGTTGGAGGCGCTGCGGGGTTCGCTGGCTTCAACCGTGCGGCAAAAGCGCGTGCTACTGGCCTGCCCACCGCACGAAGAGCACACGTTTAGCCTGCTGTTGTTGACGGTGCTGCTACGCTGGCGGGGGATGGATGTGGTGTATCTGGGGGCGAATGTGCCCCTGGCGCGCCTGGATACATCAGTAGCCGTGATTCGGCCGCAGCTAGTGGTTGCCGCGGCACAAACGCTGCCGGCGGCGGGGATGTTGATGGATATGGCGCAACTGCTGCGGCAGGTCGGCGTGCCGTTGGCTTATGGCGGTTGGGTGTTTAATCAGATTCCGGCGCTACCGAAGCGGATTCCGGGATTCTTTTTAGGCGAGGATTTGCCGGAGGCGGCACCGAAAATAGAGTCCTGGCTGCAATCATTGCCTTCGCCGCCAGAGGTTGTGCCCGTATCCGCCGCTTACGAATTGGCGATGCTGCAC
Proteins encoded in this region:
- a CDS encoding MerR family transcriptional regulator; translation: MSDSTTVPTFNMKVVVQETGLKPDTLRAWERRYGVPSPERTAGGHRLYSQYEIDMLKWLIARQEEGLSISHAIELWQQLRSEGQDPLERYGQEMPASSVSGAVHVMGDRIDTLREAWIEACLSFQEFAAQQILAQAFAFFPPETVCVELLQKGLREIGCGWYEGRVSVQQEHFASALAVRQLEALRGSLASTVRQKRVLLACPPHEEHTFSLLLLTVLLRWRGMDVVYLGANVPLARLDTSVAVIRPQLVVAAAQTLPAAGMLMDMAQLLRQVGVPLAYGGWVFNQIPALPKRIPGFFLGEDLPEAAPKIESWLQSLPSPPEVVPVSAAYELAMLHFQERRAAIEAYLYGHAQAMLQMGTTRSLLLSINRELGNSIEAALRLGDMALLSSDIDWIQGFLTGAAYGMPAQILPHYLSLYLQAATATLDKRGEPLLDWLRQASG